The nucleotide sequence GGGGCTTCTCCCTCCCCTCGGCCTGGATCATCCCTTTAAATTCCAGAGGTAGATGCTCTCCAGCCCACAGGTCCTTGAACTGTATTGTGTGTGAGAATCACCCACCATGGGAGCAGATTAGAAACACACGTTCCCACACCCCAGTCTAATATCTGGACTCAGTCGACCTAGGATGGGCCAGGGAAGTGTATTTTTAATGAGCTCCCCAGGTACACTTTGTCCTAGTCTCTTTTTGGAAGTTGCTGCACTTTCCGCGTTTTTTCTTGTGACTCCTCCAGCAATGCAGTAATGATTCCCTGTCAGAAGCACccctcttgtgtctcttgcctcTTGGACAGCGGCATGAACCTCGGCACTTCTCTCCTGTACTgagatttctttgtcttttccctgACCTACTTGCCTGAGACGATCTCCGCCGGCATCCCCCTCGGTCTGGCCACCTTCAAGCCTTGCGTCTCACCGCCTGTGCTGAATAAGATTGAAATGGGGCCTAAAAATAGTTCCTTTGATGGCCCCTGCATTGCAGCCTCCACTCTGTTCTCCGCTGGAAGGCGGCCAGACTGACTCAGCACACAAGCTCGGCTCTTGAGAGCTGGGACAAGGTTGCAGAGACAGCCTGtgagggctgggaggaggctCTGCTTCCTGGGCAGAAGGTGTCAAAGCCAGTCACCCTCTAGAAGAGATTTTCCCCTCTTCAAAGGAGCAAACTGAACAAAAGAATCCTTTGTCCTTAAGAAGTAGGGTTTTAAAACTAGTGAGAAACCCAAGACAATCCAGCCCCtttgagctactgaactgagccATTTTTGCCTCCAGTGGGCAGGTTAGGGGGAAGGGGCCTGGTTTGGGAGGACCTCAAAGCTTCCTTGTTGGCCTTGAGCTTCGCTGGACCACATCCCACAGCAGCCCCTTTCTGTCATCCTCCTGCACCTCGGACTCAGCCCAGGGTCCTTGCCTTTTTAAAGCTGCTCCCCATATTCTTGGTTTCTCAGCATCTCCTAATCTCTCCTGACCCTTTTTCCAGTTGTCCCCTGCCAAGCGTTTTCTCAGCAAATACTCCAAAGACGCCTTTTGTTTTAAGAGCATTCCTGCTGATCACAAAGCTAAAAGCCTCATCCATAGAATGAAGCAGAGCTGCCTAGGCTTCCAAAGGAACTTGCCTCCCTATCTGCGTAGCCCCAGCTCTGGCCTTTCCATGGTATTCAGCAGCCTCTGCTGAGATCAAAGAGGTGTCAGGCATCTACTTTGGGTCAGGCCCTGTGCTAATCATGACTTTACATCCACTGTCTCGTTTAATTACAGCACGTGGCCAAGGGTGCACATTCCCTGCatgtttacaaatgaggaaacaggctcggaaggttaagtgacttgtgcATTGCTCAGAGGGTTCTTGAACTGCCCACCCAAGGTGCAAGCCAGCAAGGTTTGCCTGCCTCCAAGGCTTCCCTTTCCACAAGAATAGCTTCAGGCTAGCATAGCTGCAAGCCAGCACTCTCGCTGGGCCCTTTATTCATTTCAGTAACACAAGTGCACCAAAAGTGCTGTGGCGTAGCTTGGTATAGCTTGCTGTCAGACTGACCAGCTGGGTTCATCTTTGCCCACAGATATGCTATAtgcatcttgatttttttttcacttccttcatttttttgcatttccttcagGGGGTATCTTAATTGATTTTCTTATATAGAACCATCCCACTTAACAATTGTGTATAACTTTTGAAATATGTTATTGGATTTGTCTTTTTTGcatttgctgaggatttttacatctatatttcaCAAGGGATATTAGTCTGTAgttttgttgtggttttttgACTTCGGCATTAGGGTAACACAGGCCTCCAAAGATGAGTTAGAAAGTATTTCCTCATCTTTTATCTTTTGGAAGTGTGAGAaggattggtgttaattcttctctAAGTGGTAAATTCATCAGTGACGCCATTGGCCTTAACCTTTTCTTGTGGGTAGTTTTCAAATTACTAATTTGTAATTAGTTACTTAATGCCTTACTCTATTTGTAAGGCATgcctattcagattttctgtttcctcttgagTTAGTTTTCAGTAGTTTATGTCTTTTTTAGGAATTTGTTCATTTACTTTAAATTATCTAATGAGTAGACATACAGTTGCTCACAGCATTCCttaataatcctttttatttctgtgaggtTAGTATTAATGTTCTGTCTTTCAATACTGCCTTTGATAATTtgagtattttctctttttttcttcatcagtCTAGCTACAGGTTTATCAGTATGGTTGATCTTTCAGAGAACAAATATTtgacttcattgattttttttttcttatttttcaattctCTCATTCATTTCTATTCTGATCCTgctttgggtttagtttgctcttctttttccattatctTAAGGTAGAAAATTAGATTATTGACTTGagatctttcttctctttaaatgGAGGCATTTACAACTGTAAGTTTTGCTCTCAGCATTGCTTTAGCTCTGTCCAATATGTTTTCATATGTTAcatcttcattttcattcatctcagagcattttctaatttccctggCAGTTTCTTCTTTGATCTTTTGACTTTTTAGGAgtgttttgtttaatttccacatatttgtgactttcccaaatttctttctcttattaaTTGCTAATTTTACTCCATTGTGATTGGAAACACTTTGCCCATTTTcaatgcttttaaatttattgagtctTGTTTATGGCCTAAGATACATGGCCTGTCCTGGAGAATGCTCCATGTGTGCTGGGGGAGAAATTTGTATTCTGCTGTTGCTGCATGGAGTGTTCTGTGGATAACCTGTTAGGTCTCACTGACATAAATTACTTTTtacgtttttatttatttatatgggtctttgctgctgctcggGCTTATCTCTAGTTGCaccgagcagggactactctgtAGGTGCAGGCTTTTGGGGATGACTTCTCTTGCTGAGGAGCGCCGGCTCTAGGGCGCGCaggcctcagtagctgtggctcccgggctccagggcacagcctCAGTAGTTTTGGCCTGTGGGCTGTTACTCCTCAGTTTGTGGGAtgtttcctggaccagggatcaaaaccctgtctcctgcattggcaggcagattctttaccactgagccaccagggaagcctgatacaaATTACTGTTAAATTaaaaacttagttttttttttctgccatacGTTTACTAACATAGATGTAATTTATTTAGCCAGTCTCCTATTATTGTATACtcaaagtatttttcatttttctaaaaggTAAAGggaatatattttgtatttttagtatTTCTGTACCTGCTTATTTAGGATACATTCCTTAGAGTGGCATACTTTCGTTACAGTATCTAACCTTGTAAGGTTTTTGATACATCTCATTAGGTTGCCTTCCCGGAAAgttttttcaatttcctttccaACCATTAGTTCCAGGACGTTCAGGATTCTCTGCACACCCACGGACAACTGGGTATTACTGCTATTTTGGATCTTCTGCTACAAGCGCTGAAGCCACTGTGGCCGTTTATCATTGTTGCTGCCCAACATCCAACCCTTTTGCTGCTGGTGAAGTGAAAAAGTGGaagagtcagtcactcagttgtgtcccactctgcgatcccgtggactgtagcccgccaggctcctctgtccatgagatttcccaggcaagaagactggagtgggtagccattcccttctccagaggatctttcctacccaggttTCTTCTGGTAACAGTACTCTAATTTCCTTTCAGAACACACCTCCCAAACTCTTAAGTTTCAGTTTGAGGGACCCAATAAGAACAAACCCTGGACTTTTCCTGGAATATTGAAAATGAGTTTTTCCCACCCCTAACCCTGACCTCCAGAGTTTACTAAACAGATGGGATGTAAGCCTGAAGCTTCTAGAGATCACGTGGAGAAGTCCTGCCTGAGAATGAAGCCTCTATAAAGGAAGACAGCTGAGAGATGGAGAACAAGTAACAGCATCCTAGGGACATCACTTGAGAATCCCCCTTGGATCTAGCTGTATGTGAAACAAGTCAGCCTTCTTGAACTGCTTGGTTATGTGAGCTAATGTTTATGAACCATTATTAAATATCAGTAGCAAGTATTTTCTTAAAGTATTTTGTTTCCCCCTAAAAAGATTCCCACTGTCCTCCCTCCACACTTGGTAGGATGACTCTGCCCACCCCCTCTGATGTGAGATATAAGCAGGTGGATTGCTTTGGCCCATGAAATGTTGCCAGAGGAGACCTGTATCACTTGTAGGCAGAAGCTTGAAGAGTGAGCCCCTGCCTGATTTGCCACATCCACTTACCCCTGCCTCAGTGAACTTGGAAGCCTGGGTCTAGATGGATCCCCTGTTAGCTGGGTCCGTGAGCGACCTACCATGAACAGAGACCCCTGCCAGCCCACCCAGGGGTGTATAGCATGAATGAGTAAGATGCTTTCTTTTGTGTTAAACCAGTGAGATGTAGTTGTTTATCGTTACAGATAGAACCTAACCTCTCCTTTCTGAAATAGTCTCCCTGGGGGAAAATGAAGGATGTTTTTCATCAACCCAGCTGTATCTGCAGAGCTAACAGCTAGCCAGCAGGAAGGGCACATCATCCTAAAGCAGTCGGCTCCGTCCACATTCCACCCGTGTCCCCCAGGCCTCTAACAGGTCTGACAAGCAATTCCATGGTAAATTGACTCCATTGGTTTTTCCTAAGGTTTGTTATCCTCCCAGAGGGAGGATGATTTTGTTTGGCAGATGGTTAAAGTCAGTCTGGTTGGTGTCTGACCAGTGACTCCTGCCTACAGCAGTGGGAGCATGTCCATGTCATTTCTGAGAGTAGATTACAAAAAGATTCTGGCTTCTGTTTTGCTTGTTCTCCCTTGCTGTCTCACCTGGTCTTTCTGctggaagccagctgccatgtggTAAGTTGCCCTGAGGATAAGCCTTCAAAAGGTCAGGAGTGGAAAGAGGCCTCTGGCCAACAGCAGAAGAGAGAGGGTATCCTGGTCAGATCCTTCTGCCCTGCCTGTGCCATTTGGGGCCACCACGAGAAGGAGATCATCTAAATGCCTCCAATACCTGGTTTAGGGGTGGCCATGTAACCCATCCCGAGAGGATGGTGGCAGGACTGCTGAGTAAGGACGAGCCTGGGTtctgtggtcagacaggtctgaATTTAAATCCATGCACCACCTCTTCCTGGTTCTGGACTTTGGGCAAGGtctgcttctctgagcctcagattcttCGACTGAGAAGTGCAAGTTCAATAGCACTCATTCCACTGGGCTATTAGTGGACATAAAATGTGTAGTCCAGGGCCCAGTCCTTGGGGATGCCCAGTAAGTGGTGACCGAAACTGATGACCTGGATTCTAGTCTGGACAAGCCCCTTCATGTCTTCTGTAGACATTGGCTGAGACAATCATTCATGAGAGCCCTTGTAACTCTAATACGTATCGTGTTTCCCTATGATGTCAAAGCCATATTGTCTATGTAACATATTGCtccaaaatttagtggcttaaaacagcagacaTCTATCATCCAGGTGCAGTTTAGCTGGGCACTTCTTCCTTAAGGCCTCTCAGAAAGCTACAATCAGGGTGTTGTCTGGGGCTGCAGTCTCATCTGAAGGCTCAGCAGGGGAGGATCTTTGTCCATGTTCGACAGTGTGGTTGTTGGCAGGATTCAGTTTCTTTTTGTTCTGAGGGCCGTTGTTCTTCACTGGCTGTTGGCCAGAGGCCTCTTTCCGCTCCTGGCCTTTTGAAGCCTTATCCTCAGAGCAGTTTACcgcatggcagctggcttccaggAGAATGACCAGGTGAGAGAGCAAGGGTGAACAAACGAAACAGAAGCCAGAATCTTTTTGTAATCTACTCTCAGAAATGACATCCCATCACTTTGCCATATTCTAGTTATTAGAAGTAAGTCGTGAGGTCAAAATTTTACACTAAAGACCCCACATAAATCCACAAGAGCACTGCAGGTTTCAAAAGCATGTCCAGAGAAGCATGTTGGAGTCCAGTTAGGTGACTATTAACAAATTGTTCCCAATAGTGGTGACTGTAGTCTTCACTACAGGTGGATTAGCTACTGTAAGAAAGCTCATCCTTCCTTACAAAACAAGGACTTATGCAGAGCTCTTAAATAGATGGCTCCATGTCCCCAGGACCTCACCTGTCCCCAGACTTCAGCGTGTGTTAGAACCAAGTGGGAGCTGGTGAAGCCTGCAGTGTCCCAGGCCAACCCCTCAGATTCTAATTCAGTGGTCTAGGGTGGAATAAAGGAGTCTGCATGTTTATAAGGTGCCCAGATGCTTATGTAGGTGGTACATGAACCTTGTGGAGAAACCACACACCAGGCCACCTGTTTATAAGATTTCAAAGCactgagcacagtgcctggatTTGTGCCCAGGAAACAGCCCAAGAGCAGCCTCATAACCAGTCCCGGACATGCAATTTCCTATTCCCGCCCAGTTCCGTGCATTCTCAAGTGTAAAATTAAGACCTCCCTTGCCCATCCCCCAGCCCATCcaggggaaaagaagaaatgacaacagtcacatttctattttataagcACTTGGTTTTATTGCACAGAAGCAATTGAAAGTGGACTCCAGTGGAAAAGTGCGCCCTGGCGTGGTACAGTGGTCAGCGCCCAGCCCCACCTGCTGCAGCTCTTCCGGGACAGAGAGCTTTAGGCAAGGACTTGACCACCCCTTTGGAAAATAGAAGGCATTCAGGAATAGGTTAAGACATCTCAAGCATAATGTGTTTCTAACTGCTCATTCATTATTGCGGTCATCTGTCAGTAGCACATACAGGAAATAAATGCACTTATTTTGGAGAGGAGGGGGCAGTCTGTATAGTCAATTGTTTACGTGTGGCATTCGGCATATATCACATTCGGCTACATAAGCTATCATAACATAATTGCCCATCGCCTAGGGAGGGTTTGGGCCACGGGGCTGggagttgggaagaccctctcTTGCTAACATATTGCTAATAGAAATTCCTGTTTGGTGAAGGAGGGCCTGTTGTCTAAGCAGAGTTTCTtcttaaagaaaagagagaaaaaagtgaaaatttgtgATACTGACCCTTGAGCTCCCAGACCCCCCTGAGTTTCTTTGGCTGCTCTGAACGATCCCTTCTCCCTGCCTTACTTCTCTCCCTTGGTGGCCTTATCTTCTGCAGCCTTCTCTGCAGGTCTGCTGTCTTTCTGGTCTGTGCTGGAGGATTTCTCAGCCTTGGCTTTCCCAGGTGTGGAGGTCTCCTTGCCAGGTTCCTTGGCTTGGGCCTCTGTTTTGGGTTTCTCCTCAGGCTTCTTGGCTTCTGCGGCCTTCCCCTCCTTGGCGTCTTTTTTCTCTGATGCTGCCGGCGTCTCTTCCTTCTTTGGCTTTTCTGCTGCTTTGCTGGGTTCTTTGGCCTTGGCATCATCTGGTTCCTTCTTGGTCACCTCAGTCTTCTCTTTAGGCTTGGCCTCTTCCTTCCCCTTGGCAGGAGCCTCCTTCTCTGGGGTGGTTGCTTTTTTCTTATCTTCAGCCTCTTCCTTCTTGGCTTCAGCTTTGGGTTCTTTGGGCTTTTCCACAGCAGGTTCCTTCTTCTCCTCGGGCTTTGGAGCCTCCTTCGTGGGCACCTCATCTTTCTTGCTGTCCTTCTTCTCTTCCACTTTGGGTGTGGCTGgagctttctcttcctctgccttctttGGGGGCTCTTTGGCTTTCACCTCCTGgggtttttcttcctctttcacagGGGACTTGGCCTCCTCCTTCTTTGGGACCTCCTTCCCAGGAGCCTTGGCCTCCTCCTTCACAGGAGACTTGGCCTTCTCTGGGGACTTGGCCTCCTCCTTCACAGGAGACTTGGCCTTCTCTGGGGACTTGGCCTCCTCCTTCACAGGGGACTTGGCCTTCTCTGGGGACTTGGCCTCCACTGGGGACTTGGCCTTCTCTGGGGACTTGGCCTCCTCCTTCACAGGGGACTTGGCCTTCTCTGGGGACTTGGCCTCCACTGGGGACTTGGCCTTCTCTGGGGACTTGGCCTCCTCCTTCACAGGGGACTTGGCCTTCTCTGGGGACTTGGCTTTCTCTGGGGACTTGGCCTCCTCCTTCACAGGGGACTTGGCCTTCTCTGGGGACTTGGCCTCCTCCTTAACAGGGGACTTGGCTTTCTCTGGGGACTTGGCCTCCTCCTTCACAGGGGACTTGGCCTTCTCTGGGGACTTGGCCTCCTCCTTCACAGGGGACTTGGCCTCCTCTTTCACAGGAGACTTGGCCTTCCCTGGGGACTTGGCCTTCTCTGGAGACTTGGCCTCCTCCTTTACAGGGGACTTGGCTTTCTCTGGGGACTTGGCCTCCACTGGGGACTTGGCCTTCTCTGGGGACTTGGCCTCCTCCTTCACGGGGGACTTGGCCTTCTCTGGGGACTTGGCCTCCACTGGGGACTTGGCCTTCTCTGGGGACTTGGCCTCCTCCTTCTCTGGGGACTTGGCCTCCACTGGGGATTTGACCTTCTCTGGGGACTTGGCCTCTTCCTTTATGGGGGACTTGGCCTTCTCTGGAGACTTGGCCTCCACTGGGGACTTGGCCTTCTCTGGGGATTTGGCTTCTTCCTTCACAGGGGacttgggcttctctggggaTTTGGCCTCCACGGGGGACTTGGCCTTCTCTGGGGACTTGGCCTCCACGGGGGACTTGGCCTTCTCAGGGGACTTCACCTCAGCTGGTGACTtggcctcttccttctctggggaCTTGGCCTCCACAGGGGACTTGGCCTTCTCAGGGGACTTCACCTCAGCTGGTGACTTGGCCTCCTCCTTCTCTGGGGATGCGGCCTCTTCTGCTGGGGGAGACTTTACtgcttcttctccttcctcctctttggcctctttctcttcttcttcagtCACTTCTTCAGTCACTTGGACTTCCTCTGTCTGTTCCTCCACAATCacagtttccttctctgacttttctaCCATCTTGATCTTCTCTTCACTTTTGACTTTGATGTGAGTGGACACGGAGGGGATCTTGGGGAGTCCTTCTGGAAGGAGGAAAGGACTTGGGCCGAAGCCAATCCGACACTCCTCACCCTCCAGGAGTTTTCTGCAGAATGGATAATGGAACACGTTACTATTAACTCAAAGTTGATCACTGAGGTAGGGGGCTTCCTGAGTTACTCCGAAGACCCCCTATGTGTAGTGATACATAGTTTGGTGGAAGAAGGGGTGTGAATGGTGGGCACTTAGACTGGAGAAGGTCACTAGCAGATCATCCCAAGGACAACCAGAATCTGTACCCCAATGGCATTGCTCTTGTTCTAATTCAACTAAGGTTACCACTTATAAAActttttcctctgtaaaatggccCTCAAGAGAGAACGCctatattaaaaaatttacatgTATTGTCCCTCAAAAtgttgtttaagaaaaaaaaaaaaaaacgttgtTTAAGAGAAAGGTGGGAGTATGAGCAAGAAATCCCACATTTATAAACCTGGCCTTTAAAGGTATTAGAATGTTCCCATTTGAATTTCAAGGGTCTGTTGTTATATTCTCATCCTTTGAATTTTAGGAATAGAGTAGGGGCAGAGCTTCTACTCTTCCCTACCCACTAGAAGTGTGACCTTATTAGCAAAGCCATTCAAAGTCTtcaagcctcagtctcctcattggTAAAAACAGGGTCATTAAGAGTTTCTATCTCAGAGGGTGGTttcaatgaaataatgaaaagacTCTCTTGAAGAGGTAGAATTGTAAAGGTCCTTGACAACTCAAgtcccttctttctctcccaagACAGGCCTCTGGTTGGCTGAATCTGAGAAGAGGGTGGGGAGCTTTAACCCTCTAAATCACTGTCAGACCCTCTAAGTCACTCTCAAGATATTTGCTTCTCAGAAGATAGAACAATGGTGGCCAGGACTCGGGGGAAGGTGGGGAAGGGATcagggagttattgtttaacGAGCACTGAATTTCAGTGTGGGAAGACGAAAAATATTCTGGAGGTAGATGACAGTGATGGCTGGACAGCAATGTAAATAgttttaatgccactgaactgaatactttaaTATGgctaaatggtaaattttatgctgtATACATTTCACGATAgtaaggaaaaaaagttttttgttttttttttatctctaagATAGCAGGTTACCTCACTGCGGAGCTTAAAATCCAAGGCTTCTCCTTCTGAGAACACAAGGGCTGCCACCACCCAAAGGCCCCGTGGCCCCCTCACCTGTAAGCAGCAATCTCAATATCCAGAGCCATCTTGACATTGAGCAGGTCCTGGTACTCTCGGAGCTGGGCTGCCATCTCCCACTTGGTGTTCCTGAGTTCTGCATCCAGCTGCTGGATGGCCTCCTGGCGGGGAGAGGTCACACACGCGTTACTGTCAGTCACCACGGGCCTTCGGTACCAGCGAGGCCAGGGCGGGCTCTGCAAACCCAACACAGTCCGGGCCAGCCCCCACCCTGTGAGAGCTTCAGGACCTCATTCATGGACCTGGAACAGACATCCTGCCGTGTGTATAACCTCAGCCTGGGGAGTGCTCTGGAATGAGACACGCCAGACACCGACCATGGCTATCACAGGTCGGTGGGCTGACGGGTGAATTTGTACAGATCTTAAGCTTAGAAAGGGCTCAGTGGGAACTCGTCTGCTTTGGCTCCCTACTGTCTGCCCGGCGCTCCAAAGCACCTCACATTAAAGGCTCGGGAGGCAACAGTCGCTGATGGCTGAGACGATACACAGAAGCACGCTAAACACGAGCTGAAGCTTCCCCCCAACCCCAAGCCCACTGAGCCACTGCTTAAAGTAAACCATCATGGCTGATGAAAAATCAACCTCTTTTTCTATAATAACCACATGCTGCTTGTATAGTGAGTTCTCTAAAAGAATTTTTAGACACTTTCTTTCAATCATTGTCATTAGTGGGAGGTATCTGCTGAGGCCTTCCCAGCCTGTCCTCACTCAGACCCTGGTTACTGCTTACTGAACACCCACCACGACCAAGACTCTGCTCTCTCTCATTCATCTCATAAGAAGTTCATCTCTCTCTTTAATCTTCATAGTTTTACaaaggaggcttttttttttttaattgcattgagAGAattcagagtcagagagagaggcagatACCTTtcctagggtcacacagctacaaagacatacagatacccctggcatgtctgactctaaggCCCTTGCTCTCCACTCAGAGAGGGACAGTGACTTGTCTAGGGTCACCCAGCCAGGCGAGGTGGTCTGGCTTTCTGCCCCACCCCGCCCACCTGGTAGGATGCGATG is from Muntiacus reevesi chromosome 13, mMunRee1.1, whole genome shotgun sequence and encodes:
- the NEFH gene encoding neurofilament heavy polypeptide yields the protein MSFSGADALLGAFAPLHGGGSLHYALARKGGAGGARSAAGSSSGFHSWARTSVSSVSASPSRFRGAGTASSTDSLDTLSNGPEGCMVVARSEKEQLQALNDRFAGYIDKVRQLEAHNRSLEGEAAALRQQQAGRAAMGELYEREVREMRGAVLRLGAARGQLRLEQEHLLEDIAHVRQRLDDEARQREEAEAATRALARFAQEAEAARVELQKKAQALQEECGYLRRHHQEEVGELLGQIQSSSAAQTQAEARDVLKCDVTSALREIRAQLEGHTVQSTLQSEEWFRVRLDRLSEAAKVNTDAMRSAQEEISEYRRQLQARTTELETLKSTKDSLERQRSELEDRHQADIASYQEAIQQLDAELRNTKWEMAAQLREYQDLLNVKMALDIEIAAYRKLLEGEECRIGFGPSPFLLPEGLPKIPSVSTHIKVKSEEKIKMVEKSEKETVIVEEQTEEVQVTEEVTEEEEKEAKEEEGEEAVKSPPAEEAASPEKEEAKSPAEVKSPEKAKSPVEAKSPEKEEAKSPAEVKSPEKAKSPVEAKSPEKAKSPVEAKSPEKPKSPVKEEAKSPEKAKSPVEAKSPEKAKSPIKEEAKSPEKVKSPVEAKSPEKEEAKSPEKAKSPVEAKSPEKAKSPVKEEAKSPEKAKSPVEAKSPEKAKSPVKEEAKSPEKAKSPGKAKSPVKEEAKSPVKEEAKSPEKAKSPVKEEAKSPEKAKSPVKEEAKSPEKAKSPVKEEAKSPEKAKSPEKAKSPVKEEAKSPEKAKSPVEAKSPEKAKSPVKEEAKSPEKAKSPVEAKSPEKAKSPVKEEAKSPEKAKSPVKEEAKSPEKAKSPVKEEAKAPGKEVPKKEEAKSPVKEEEKPQEVKAKEPPKKAEEEKAPATPKVEEKKDSKKDEVPTKEAPKPEEKKEPAVEKPKEPKAEAKKEEAEDKKKATTPEKEAPAKGKEEAKPKEKTEVTKKEPDDAKAKEPSKAAEKPKKEETPAASEKKDAKEGKAAEAKKPEEKPKTEAQAKEPGKETSTPGKAKAEKSSSTDQKDSRPAEKAAEDKATKGEK